The bacterium BMS3Abin14 nucleotide sequence ACCGAACCCGGCAGTTTCACATGCGCCGGTTATAGACAATGTCCGGTTTGAAGGATCGGAAGATTCGTCAACCATCGCGATCTCGGTCAGCGATCCCGACGGCGACCTTTCTCATCAGGTCCTGGCGCTCAACAGGGCCACCGGAAGAGCCTTCCGCATGAAACCACCAAGCTTCGTCTTCCCGTGGACGAAAAACTATCCCGATGGCGTTTATACCCTGAGCCTCAAGAGCGCAGGTGCGGCAGCTTATCGTGTCATCAATCCCAGGGACTGGTTCTTCGTGGCAGCCGACAACCGCTGCTATAATTCCCCTGTCATGAAATACCCTTTCGATGCGGAAAGTTTCATCGAAGCCCATGGCGTTACCGCTTTGCCCCCCGGGCCTGGTGAAACCGGCGGGGTAACAGGACAGGGGGTATTCCGCGACAACTGCCGTGTCTGTCACTATCCGGATTCGACCAGAACCAAGGTCGGGCCCGGGCTCAAGGGACTGTTCAACCTGAAAACATCCCCGGTTCGGGGATTTCAGATGAACAAGGCCAATGTGATAACTCAGATCAAACACGGCGGCACCGTCATGCCCCCTTACGCCCACCTGACGGATTCGGAACTCAGGGCGCTCATCGAGTACCTGAAAACCCTGTAGTCCCTCTGCACATCCAGTGTCGTCCTTACCATCCAATATCATTGCCAATTCTTTCGGGTTCAGGGAGGTCGAATTTTTCGAGATCGAGCTCGCAACGCAAAGGGAGGTCCCCGAGGTCAACTTCTGATGAAACGCCCGCTTAATCCCCTCATATTGTTTCGGCTCCTCCCTGACCTCGGCAATCTCCTCGTCTTCCACAGCTCCGGGATCATCCTCCGGGTTTTCGGGAGGCGGGTCATCCGTGGGCGGGGCGGAGGGGGAGGCGGAGGCTGGTAACTACCAAGAGCTAACGACCGCAAGTTAACGAAGTTTCGCTAAGTTGAGAACCATGACCTTGGGGTTAGATCTACTTTGCGCAACTTTGCGTACCTTGCGGTGAATCAGCGTTGAGTCGGCCTAAACGTATGTCAGGAGAGTTGGCCGTTTTTCAGGGTCAGGGTCTTTTCCACGGCCCGGCTGAGGAACCGGGGGTCGTGGGAGACTACAATGCGGGTGGGAACGTGCCGGTCCAAGACATCCAGCAGGTGTTCGGCAGCATCCTCGGCAAGCCCTGTTGCAGGCTCATCGAGGATCAGGATCTCGGGCTCCATGGCGAGGGCCGTTGCCAGGGCCACCAGCCGTTTTTCCCCTCCCGAAAGCTGGTAGGTCACCCTCTTTTCCAGGTGTTCGATGTCCAGCATGGAAAGGACGCGGTGTGTGACATCGTGGGCCTCCGATGCCGACTTACCCAGGTTCCTTGGCCCGAAGGCCACATCCTCTGCTACGGTGGGGCAAAAGAGCTGATCGTCTGCGTCCTGGAATACGAACCCCATGCGTCGTCGTGAGTCCCGGAAATCATCCTCCCGTCTCCGCTCTTTTCCAAAAAGCTCCACCGAACCCGAGGTGGGGAGAAGCAGCCCCATAAGGATGTGGAGCAGGGTCGTCTTCCCCGATCCATTGGCTCCCATAATGCCGATCCGATCGCCCCTGCCGCATGACAACTCCAGCCCTCCCAGGACTTCGGTCCCATTGGGATAGGTAAAACCGATATTCGACAGGTGGATCACAACATTACCCCTGGGACCTGGAGGCCGATCTCAACGCCGATGCCAAGTGCCATCAGGCCAAGAGCTACCCAATCCGACCGCCGCATTCGGAAGTGATTCAGGGTCCAGAAGGTCCCCGAGAATCCCCTGAGAATCATGGCATGGTAGATCCGCTCTGAACGGTCGAAACTCCGGACGAACAGCATTCCCATAAGATAGGCATACGATCGGTAGGTGTGAAGGTTCGTGCCTGAATGAAAACAGCGGACGCGCATGCCAGCCCGCAGGCGCAGGTATTCCCTGTGGATAACCGACAGGTACCGGTAGGTAAAGAAGAAGAGCTGAACCAGCTTTGAAGGCATCCGCAGGTGGACCATCCCGTGGACCAGGTCGAACACAGTACTTGTGCCAAGGAGAGCGATGGTCGCTGCTGCGATGGCGTTGGCTTTCAGGGTAATGGAGACAGCCAGGAGAAGGCCAGCGCGATGGACCGTAAGCCATCCCCATTGGGCCATGACTTCGCCCGGGGTTGTAAATGGCAAAAACAACCACAGGAACAGGACAAATCCGTTTACCACCGACAGCCGGATGACCACCTGCCGGATTTCCAGCCGGGCAGCGGCCAGGGCCCCCATCGACAGAGTGAAGGCGAACACCAGAGCCCACATTCCGCTGGAAACGGCGGTTACCACCGCAAAGGCGGTGACCCCGGCTATCTTCACCCTGGGGTCCATACGGTGCCAGACACTGCGCCCAACGGCGAATTCCTCCAGGTGCATTCAGATTTCCTCTTCCTGATATCCGGTATGTCGCAGCTGCTTATGACCTTTTCCTGCTCAGACCCCAGAGGAATGCCCCTGCCAGCCCGATGATATATCCCAGTCCTCCCAGGACTTTTGAGAGGCTCGGTTTCTCCATGGCCCGTTCGATTTTAAGGATTGATTCATTCATGGAGCCGAGCCTCCTGTCCAGGGCACGTTCAACGGCCCTGTTCAGTGAGGTATCCCGCGACCCGTCTGGTGCGCTATAAAGACTCCCACTCTTCACGCCGGGTGGATTATTGCCCTGTTGGGACATTGATCCGGCTTCGCTGCTCACGGTATCAGCGGCAGACAGTAGTATCTCGTTTCGGTGCCCCATGCTCGCCTCCAGGACGATCCTGAGGTTCTCCGGATGCTCAACCGGAAAAACAAAGACGCCTTCATCATCGGTCCGCCCCTCGGCCACTACTTTCCCTTTGCCGTCGTAGGCTGTGACCTGGGAATCACGGGCCGGCGTCCCGTCCACAAAGTAGCTTTCCGTGTGGATCTTGCCGCCTTCCTCGTAGGCATAGATGTTCACCTTATGGGCCGATACCGGCACAACAGTGAGGAGTAAAAAGGCCACACAGAGCACGGCCCTCGCCCAACGGTTCATCTTATTTCTCCCTCCCCGATCGCTTTGATGACGTCGAGTATTTAGTTTGAAGTTGCAGGCTGACAGCCCGCAACTTCAAACTCCCAAACTCCCAAACTCTCAAACTCTCTTAATTCCCAGGATCTCAGGTTTGACCCTTCTGAGAAAAGTTACGCAGAATCCCGTGATTATCCCTTCGATCACCATAACTGGGATATGGGCCGCGACAGCCACCATAGCCGCCTTGTAAAAGTTTTCCCCGGTAAGGGCGAGCGAAAGTCCGAGGAGACCGGCTCCGACAGCTACCGAAACGAACCCGGCACCAAAACCAGCCGACCATGCGGCAAGCATTGATCCCCTACGCACGAACCTCCCAAAAACATAGTATGAGAGAACCGCGGGAAGGGCCATTACAACAGTATTCACCCCCAATACCGTGAGGCCGCCGAACTGGAAAAGAAGGGCCTGGAGGGTCAGAGCAACGAAGATGGCCGGAAACGCGGCCCATCCCAGGATCAGCCCGTTAATGCCGTTTAACACCAGATGAACGCTAACCGGCCCGGCCGGTACATGGATGAGGGACGCTACGAAAAAAGTTGAGGAAAGGACCGCAACCTGCGGTATCTTCTCCGCCTTGAGCCCCCGCATGCCCATTGCCAGGCCGGCCACGGCCAGTACTGCGCCGCCCGAAAGCACCTGTGGGGACAGTACTCCTTCACTTATGTGCATAGCTTTTTGTCCTGCTTCCTGGTTTCAGGTTTCAGATTGCGGGGACGCGATCGGAACATGGATAACGGATGGTCTTGTCATCGCGAGCAGATCCCATACAACGCGATCCCGTCAAGATTTATGAGATTGCCGCGCTTTTTTCAGTCGCTCGCAATGACATCTTTTGGTTCTCCGCAACTATCCTACCCCCTCGCCCATTAACCCACCGGGTCATTTCATGTCCCTCGTCCGGACCCAGATGACCGCACCTATCTCCACGGGGACCTTCTTCCCGTCCCTCTCCATCATTTTATCTCTCTCCGAGATGGCGGCAAAGCCCCACCACCCCGCACGTGGAATCCCGTAGCAAAAAACCCCGTTGGAATCCGCCTTGACCACCTGGGTGAGGTAAGGATCGGCCGGAGGCTTAACATTATCCGTGTTCAGATATTCAACCTCCACCTTGGCGTAAGGCGCCGGTCTGCCGTTTATCTTTACGATCCCGCGAAAGACGTTCCCGGTCCACAGGCCATAGGGGCGACTCAGGGGAACGATCTCCGTCTTCATGCCAACCTCGGCGTCCCATCCCCTTTCCAGTCCGAACGCGTTTACAACGACCTTCGTGTAGTGAATGATGTACCGTCCCTCGGCCGGTTCCCAGTACGGCTCCGGCTCGACGAAGAAAACATAGTCGCCTGGACGTTTGATCTCGTAATTGGCGGTCCATGTGGAAAATTCGCCCACCTTTTTCTCGCGAAGGGCCCCGGTCAAGTCGATCTTCTTGTCGCGGAAAAGCACCCCGAAACGGGAAGGCTTTTCCATCTGCATATAGCTATTATCCATTGGATGGATGAACATGGCATGCAGAGTAACTATTCTTCCTTCACCCTGGGAAACGATATCGTCACTCGGGATCAGCGCTCCGAAATGGGCATGAGCAATCCGGGCCTGAGTCGCCAGCGCCGCTGCCACAAAAATGATCAACATCCATCTTTTCATATATCCCCCTCCCAAAGAAAATACGTGTCATGTAATCATATAATCGTGCTACGATATACCCGACCTAATACAAATTATTGTTACGCACTGTCAAGACAATTATTTTTCCCGGAGCTTGACAAAAGGATTGCCGAGGAATATTTTTTCTCCGGAACATTTCGAGGGGCCTTCACTACAGCTGAATCCAAACAGGTTTACGGAGCCTGCACCGTTCCGTTTCCGGAGGGGAATATTCAGACAGGAGGTGGTGTTCATTATGGAATCGCGGATTGAGGTCCGTAGCCTGCATAAATCGTTCGGGGCCATAACCGCTGTAAACGACATCAGTTGCGAGGTGAGGACAGGGGATGTCCTCGGCTTCCTCGGCCCCAACGGCGCCGGAAAGACAACCGCTATGAGGATGATAACCGGATACCTGACACCTGACAAGGGGTCGGTGTCCGTATGCGGTATTGACGTGCTCAAGCACCCCGTGGCGGCAAAGGAGAAACTCGGCTATCTCCCGGAGGGGGCCCCCCTTTACCCGGAGATGACCCCGGCTTCATTTCTGGGTTTCGTCGCGCGGATACGGGGCATCGAAGGAAGTGAAAGGACAATTCGCCTCTCCGAGATCGCCGAACTCGTTCATCTCAAAGAGGTCTGGAAGCAACCCATTGAGACGCTGTCAAAAGGATTCAAAAGAAGACTGGGGCTTGCCCAGGCCATACTCCACGACCCGCCTGTCCTGGTTCTGGATGAGCCCACCGACGGCCTGGACCCTAACCAGAAACGGGAGGTGCGAGACCTCGTCAAAACCATGGCGAAAGACAAGGCTATCATTATCTCAACACACATCCTGGAGGAGGTCCGGGACGTGTGTAACCGTGCCATTATCATAACCCGGGGAAAGATCGTGGCCAACGGAACCCCGATGGAACTGGAGGCAATGTCGTCCTACCACAACGCCGTTTCCATCCTCCTGTCCGCGAAACAGGAGGAGTCTCTAACCACCGCACTCAATGACCTCCCGGATGTCGCAAGGGTATTATCCGAAACCGTGAACAGCGACACGGTCCTTTGCACCGCCTTTCCCCAAAACGGGCGACCCATCCTGGCGAAGATCGCGGACCTCCTGAACTCGGGACCATGGCACATCCTGGAATTGCGGCAGGAATCCGGCAGGCTGGACGAGGTTTTCCACAATCTGACCGTCCCGGCGAAAGATCCCAACGAAGGGGGGCGGGCATGAAACGCATGACATCTATCTACCGGCGTGAAATGACATCGTACTTTTCCACCCCGCTGGCGTACGTATTCATAGTCATATTCCTGGTCCTCACGGGAACATTTACGTTCTACCTGGGCGGATTCTTCCCCAGGGGGCAGGCCGACCTCCAGCCATTCTTCACCTGGCACCCATGGCTATACCTTTTTCTCGCTCCGGCCCTTGGAATGCGGTTGTGGGCCGAGGAGCGAAAAACCGGCACCATTGAACTTATCCTGACCCTGCCTGTTTCCACGATGGAGGTGGTCCTTGGCAAGTTTCTGGCCGCATGGACCATGATCGCCATATCCCTGAGCCTTACCTTTCCCATCTGGATTACCGTAAACGTCCTCGGTCAGCCCGACAACGGGGTGATCGTGGCAGGATATTCAGGGAGTCTTCTGATGGCCGGGGCATATCTCTCCATCAGCGCGTTCTTTTCCGCATTGACCCGCAGCCAGGTTATTGCTTTCGTTATCTCTGTCGCGGGGTGTTTCGTTTTTCTGCTTTTCGGGTTTCCCATCGTCCTGGACTTCTTCCGCCCATGGCTTCCCTCGGCGGTGGTTGAGATGCTCGGATCCTTCGGTTTCCTCCAGCACTTCAACACCATAATCGAGGGGGTCCTCGATTTCAGGGACATCGTTTATTTTCTCACCTTTACTGTCCTGTGGCTTCTGGCCGGCGTCTGGGCCGTCAATCGCTGCAGGGACTAAAAAGGAGGTCCGACAGATGAAAAACGGAAAATTATTGACGACAGGCGGCCTCCTCGCGGCAGTAGCCATCTTCATTTTGATCAACACGGTCGGCAGGCCACTTTTGCGATCCATACGGCTCGATCTTACTCAAAATAAGGTTCACACACTGTCAAAGGGAACCGTCCACATCCTTGAATCACTGAAAACTCCTGAAAAAATACAACTCTACTGGTCGGCAACGGCTGCAAAGGACATGACCAGCCTCAAGCTCTTCGCACAGCGGGTTATAGATCTTCTGGATGAATACTCATCGGTTGCGGGGGGGAAACTGACTTTTGAGGTCATCGATCCCGAACCATTCTCAGAGGCGGAGGACAACGCGGTCCGCTATGGAGTACAGGGAGTTCCCACCGGGAGCAGCGGCGACACTCTCTACTTCGGCATCGTTGGGATCGGAAAAGACGGCAAGCGCCAGGTCATCCCCTTTCTGCAACCCGACCGCGAGAGCTTCCTGGAGTTCGACCTGAGCCAGATGGTCTACTCCCTCGATCATCCGGAAAAAACCAAAGTGGGTCTGCTGAGCGCCCTTCCGCTTATCGGTGGTCCGTCGCCTCGCAACCCGTTCAGCATGGAGCCTCCCTGGACCATCGTGGGTCAGCTGCGCCGTCAGTACGACCTGAAGATTTTGTCCAAAAACGAGCAGAATATCCCCGATGATATCAGGGTTTTGATGGTCGTCTATCCTCAAGGTCTTGGCAAACGGTCTCTTTATGCAATTGATCAGTTTGTTCTACGCGGGGGGCACGCTCTTGTCTTCGTGGATCCCATGAGCGAGTTCATGGCGGGACAGGGTCCAGCAGAAGGATCAACCGCCGGGTATGGGCCTGACAACCTGCTCCACTCTTGGGGGGTAAGGCTTGAACCGGGCAAGGTGGTTGGAGACATGGCCGCGGCGCAACGGGTAAGCTACAAGGGCCGGTTTCGAACCGAGGTCGTCGATTATCTTCCATGGCTCGCCGTCAGGGGCAACATGCTGAACAGGGACGAGGTGGTCACCGGTCAGATTGACCAGATCAACCTGGCCAGTGCAGGGTCTCTGACACCTGTAAAGGGTGCCAGGACAGATTTCGTACCCCTCATGCAATCCACATCACAGGCGATGCTGCTTGACCGCAAACAGCTTGCCTTCCCCCCGGACCCGAAAAAGCTTATCGCCGATTTCAAACCGGCAGGCAAACCCTTTACACTGGCTGTACGTATCAGCGGGCCTGCTGATACTGCATTTCCTGACGGGCCTCCCCCGCCGGAGAAAACGGATAAACCGGCAAATAAGGGACAAAAAAAAGCGAAACAGGAAGAACAGATCATGATCTCCAAAGGTCCGATCAACGTTGTTGTGGTTGCGGATACGGACATGCTTCAGGACAGGTTCTGGGTTACTGTACAGAACTTCTTTGGAAGGCGCATACTCATCCCCAACGCAGGCAACGCCGATCTGGCCATTAATGCCATCGACCAGCTTGGCGGCAGCTCGGACCTCATCGGTATCCGGGGACGCGGGACATCTTCCCGACCGTTTACCCTGGTGAAAAAGATCCAGCAGGAGGCAGAGCGCAAGTATCGGACCAAAGAGCAGGAACTGACCGCAAAACTGGATGGAACCGAGAAGAAATTAAACGAGCTTCAGGGAAAGCGCAAGGATATCGAATCTGCCAAACTGACGCCTGAGCAGGAAAAGGAGGTTGCAAAATTCCGGGAGGAAAAGGTCAGCATCCGGAAGGACCTCAGGGTGGTTCAATACCAGCTCAGGAGAAACATCGAGAGGCTGGAAACACTGCTGAAATTCATCAACATCGTTTTAATCCCCATCCTCATCGCGCTTGGTTCCATTATTGTGTGGTTCGTACGGCGAAAAAGGGACATGGGATTTCCGGCCTGACGGGCTTGGGAGGTTCTGCCGTCTGATGCCCCTAAGGTGTACAGCGAAATTGTAGTTCAAAATAGCATACAATCTGGGATATCAATGCCAAACAGCAACCAGCCCTTGACAAGCAGCAAAAATACCGGTGAAGTGCGGCCCAAGGAGGGGTACGCATATGAAAAGGAAAACACTTCTGCTGGTGGACGACGCCGAACTGTTTCTGGTTATGGAAAAATCTTTTCTTTCCAGAAAGGAACTCGACCTGCATTCGGCGACGTCCGGGATAGAAGCCCTTGAAATTGCCCATACGGCCAAGCCGGATCTGATACTTCTTGACCTTCACATGCCCGGCATGGATGGCGACGAGGTGTGTACAAAACTTAAGGCCGACCCCGACACTGAACATATCCCGGTTATCATCGTAACATCCGAGAGGAATCCTGAAACTCTGAAGAGGTGCATCAACGCCGGGTGTGACAGGATCATCTACAAACCATTTACCAGACAATCTCTCATTGGCGCCGTTCAGGAAGTTCTGGTTCTGATTCAGCGACGCTACCCGCGTACGGAGGTCAGCCTGGGATGCACTGTGGGGGTCGGAAGCCTTAAACTTGAGACCACCATGCACGTCCTGTCGAAAGGCGGGGCTTTTATCGAGATGGGCATCCCACCGGACTCCGGTTCCGAAATAGAGGTGTCCTTCGCCCTTCCCGAATCAAATTATACTATCTCAACCTCGGCCATGGTCCGATGGGCCGCCAGCGTCCGAAGGGGCGGCCCGTTGGGAATGGGTGTCGAATTCCTGACCATAGAGGAAGCCGAACGCGAACTTATCCAGGCATACATTGATGAGGAGATGAAAAAACAGCGGCGGAAAGCCGCCGGCATCGCGGAGGAGTGAAAGGCATGGGGTCAGACCCCATGCGACCCGACAAGAGATTCGGATCTGTCAGTGGATGAAGTAGGCTATGGCCATGAGAAAGTCTATCCCCAGGACCAGACCCACGTTGGCCCCCTGTGCCGCGATCATCTTCTCGAAATCGTCATGGTTCCTCAGTGTGGTGACAGCGGCTTTAAAAGCGAGGGGGAGGGTCAGGAGGGTGATGAGCATCGAAACCGGAAAAACGCCCGATATGACACCCCATACGATGAACCCGTAGCAGACGCATAGAGAAGCCGTGTAGACCCGCGCCGAGACCGACTTCCCCAGGACGATAAGAAGGTGACGCCGCCCTCCTGAACTGTCCGCTTGCAGATCCGGGAATTCATTCAGGAAGAGCAGCAGGAACGTTAGGATGCCCGGCGGCACGGAGGCCAGCAGCACCGTGGTGTTCAGCTCCCCGGTCATGGCGATGAAAGTTCCGACGACTACCATGCTCCCGAGGCACACGCCCGCGAACAGCTCTCCCAGGGCGATCTTGGCCAGGCGGCTTGTGTAGAACACCGTCGTCACCCCCCCCACCAGGATGAATCCCAAGAGGACCCAGCCTGACCGCCACGCCAGGTACACCCCGATGATCCCAGCCAAAACCAGGGTGCCCCACGCGGCGATCCTGACACCCAATTCCGAGGTGAGGCCCGCCTGCAGGTTCCCGCTCCCTCCTGAGAACGGTGTTCTCCTGGTCAAGGAGTCGATGTTGGTCCGGAAATCTGAAAGTTCATTGAAAAGATTGACGGAAGCGTGAGCCAGGACCGTACCTGCCAGGCACAGAAAAAAGAGCAAAAAGCTGAACCGTCCGTATTCGTGGGCCAAGGCGCCCCCGATAAGAACGAGAAAAATGGCCAGAAGAAGGAACGGCGCTCGTACCTGGGCAGCCCAGACAGTGATTTTTTTCTTCATCTTCTCCCTTCAGCTCTAAAACGCGAACGAAATATTACCACATCGTCACTTCGTTTTGCATATCTTCGAAGTAACGTCCGGGCGTGACGAAGGTGGACCCGTCACGGCGGTGGGCTATTCTCACGACAATAACAAGAGCCACTTCGTCATTGATTCGGTAGAGAATGCGATATTTTCCCTGGCGAGCCGCGAGCAAATAGACGCATAAAGCAACCCATATTTGACTCTTGACGGCATTGGGGGAGGTCCCGAGGAACGCATTTATTCGTAAATGTTGTTTGATCCATTTGAAGAACAGCTCCACTTGCCAGCGCTGCTTGTAGATCGCAGCGACCGTAAGTGCCTCAATTTTTTAGGGGAAATTGAGTGGAGGTCGGCAATCACGATCGGTGCCGATTTTCATTCTATTTCCCCCCCTCAGGATAGAGGCGGGGAAAATAGAATCCGACAGCCTTGATTGGAAACGCCGCCCTGAGCGGTCCCTTGTCGGAATCAGATTGCAACAGGTTCTTATCGAGGAGCTGTTTCACAACCCGCCGCCCCGTCCGCTCGGCTTTGCCTGTGAGCAGGGCCGCTTCGCCGCGGGAAACCCGGCCACGAAGAAACACTTGCTGTAAAACCTTCCCGGACCCCCTGGGCAATTCATCCATCAGGACCTGTTGCTGCGCGTAAGCCCCTATCCTTTTCTGCATCCCATCGAGATCCAGCAGGTTCCGCATAAAATCCACCTGATCCAGCATTGTTTCGAGGAAGAACCTGCAGAAAAGGACAAGGCCCTGTTCCGAGAGATTTCCCCTGCCATCCAGATCTCCACGGCGGTGCTCGTCCGCTTCCGCCAGGGCGGTGAGATACTCGTTCCGGCGGCGGGCAAGACCCCTTGAAACAGCCCACATCCCATGCCCATCCAAACCAGCCTTGATGAGGTAGGCGTGGGTGAAGATCCTGGCAACCCTCCCGTTCCCGTCCAGAAAGGGATGGATCCAGGCCAGCCTGTGGTGAGAGGCCGCAGCTGCTATTACCTTGTTTACGCTGTCCAGACCGGCAGGATTGTAGGCTTCTGAGAAACGGGCAAGAAAGAGCGTCAACGAGGAAGCTGCGGGAGCCAGGTGCCTTCCCACCTCCACCCCATCATCTCGTAGTTTGCCGGGCCTGACGATGCGTGTTGCCCCATCGGGCGCTTTGACCTCTTTAAATTCTTCCGGCAAATGGTCGTAGAACTGTCTGTGAATCAGGCAGAGAAATTCCCTCGAACAGATGTCAGTCTCAGGTTCCATCTCGAGGAGCTGTTCAGTAAACTTCTGGACCTCGATGTGCGCAATGCTCTCCATCTGAAGCGCGCGCTTTGCAGGATCTCCTGAATAATCTTTTGCCAGGGCTTTTTCTATATCCACCGGGTGAGTGTCATGACCTTCGATAAGATTTGAGTAGAAGCTGTTCATGGCGCGCACCAGCTCCCCTATACCTTTGGCGGTTTCGCGATGAACAGAAGATCCCAGCGCTGCTGAACGACGGACCACATCGAGTGCAAGGTCTCGCAGTTCTCCGCTCGAATCCGGCGGGAGCATGGGCTCCATCTGGGAGGGGATGGTGTAAAGGACTCCATTTTGGGTCATTTTCGTTATCCTCGAATTTCCGGCTGAACGGGAGAAGACATATCATACACGAGAATATGTGTCAATAATTGGCCGATGTATTTGCCGATCTATTAAGCACACATTGAAGGAAATCTCTTGTTATTTCAGATAAATAAAGGCTGGAAAGATCTTATAGCTTAAATATACCCGGTTTTTTGGCCGATATATTGGCCGATCTTATGCGGGAGGGGCTGAAGGGGGAGGGTTCCGATTCGAGGGGGATGGTCAGTTCCAACAGTGTACAGGTACACCGGTGCACTAGTGCACTTAAAAACCGCCTCCTGTGACATCCTGAGAAGACTGGAAACCTGAGAGTCTGGACCCTGACCTTACGTTATTCTCATTTGTCTGATGGTCATCGGAAAAAGGCTGTGGAGTTACTGGTTAGGGAGGCCAATTATGAAAGCGGAACTTTATAAAAGTCCTTTTTTTTGTAAGGTGAAGATTGTATTCTTCTGCTGTCATAGGACACTCAAGCAAATCTCTTGCTTCTTGCACGCGGTCTAGCCTGAGTTGCTTGCGAATCTGCGTAAGAAGATCACCTGAAATATCTCTCATCTTTCGCGTGTGAGAGATTTTTGTAAATATATCCGTCAGTTTGCCATTATGTCGATGCCTAAAAAATATGTGATGACCTTGAGGGTCTCTCTCGAAACCTTTTTTTTGAAGGCTCGCTTCCATATCTTTTCTATCTACGGGCATGATGACTATTCGAGTTTGAATGAACCAAGAAACACTTCTTTTAATCGAACAGCTTCCCCAAGTAGTTGCTCTACTGGAGTATCTTGGTAATGTTCAAACTGGCACACGACTTGAACACTAAAATCACTAATTGCGTCTTGGTCGGTATCACCAGCGGCAAAAATACTTAATGCTTCATTTTCCGCAAAATATAGTCGTTCACCTCGCCTTACTTCGACTTCAATGGGTTGGCTTGAGGTTACAGTTGTTACGGGTGCGTCATTATCCTTTTTGGCAACAAACTTCCAGAGAGGATAACGAACAATTGCAGTATGCCGCCATGCGGCTGCAGGGGAATCTGAAAAAGCGCCTAATGCTCCCTCCACTGTAGAAGTAACAACTCTCCGCCAACCAGAAAGCGGTGGATCATAATCTTGTGCACGCTCTTCTTGAAAGGCAAGCGCACTTTTCATAATGTATCTCCTCTGAGATATTGTCTGTAGTTGTCTGTAATGAGTTCTTCAAAAAGCTTTCGAGTATAACCATGCCCCTCATCTATATACTCTTCAACAGAGTTAAAATTTAGATTATCCTCTTTAGCATAATCAAAATCTAAAAGAAATGCCTCACCACTTCCATCAGCGCGCTCAAGCGTTTCTAGCGTGGTTGTAATCTTGCCCCCATCAGTTTCGGAAACGAAATTTAACTTGAGTATCAGTAGTGTCCGGTTAATAGTTGAACAAATTCAACTGGTTACGGTCAGGCAGGTCTGGGGTTTGCTTGAGCGCGGCTGTAACTAGTGAATAAATAGGCTTTTTCTCAAACAAATTGACCTCCAGAATCTGTAGAAAAGTGTAGAGCGTACATGGGACTTCGAGCTGTTTCTTGGTAATAGCCACGAGCAAATAGACGCATAAAGCAACCCATATTTGACTCTTGACGGCATTGGGTGAGGTCCCGAGGAACGCTTTTATTCGTAAATGTTGTTTGATCCATTTGAAGAACAGCTCCACTTGCCAGCGCTGTTTGTAGATCGCGGCGACCGTTGGTGCCGCAATCTTAAAATTGTTAGTGAGAAATACCAATCGTTTGTTTCGGTCTTTATCAACGTAGCTGACCCGGCGCAAAGGCTCTGGGTAGCCCTTCTTAGATTTTTGGGTGACCAGTGTAACAATCTGGTCGGCTCGAAT carries:
- a CDS encoding ABC-type uncharacterized transport system; this translates as MKNGKLLTTGGLLAAVAIFILINTVGRPLLRSIRLDLTQNKVHTLSKGTVHILESLKTPEKIQLYWSATAAKDMTSLKLFAQRVIDLLDEYSSVAGGKLTFEVIDPEPFSEAEDNAVRYGVQGVPTGSSGDTLYFGIVGIGKDGKRQVIPFLQPDRESFLEFDLSQMVYSLDHPEKTKVGLLSALPLIGGPSPRNPFSMEPPWTIVGQLRRQYDLKILSKNEQNIPDDIRVLMVVYPQGLGKRSLYAIDQFVLRGGHALVFVDPMSEFMAGQGPAEGSTAGYGPDNLLHSWGVRLEPGKVVGDMAAAQRVSYKGRFRTEVVDYLPWLAVRGNMLNRDEVVTGQIDQINLASAGSLTPVKGARTDFVPLMQSTSQAMLLDRKQLAFPPDPKKLIADFKPAGKPFTLAVRISGPADTAFPDGPPPPEKTDKPANKGQKKAKQEEQIMISKGPINVVVVADTDMLQDRFWVTVQNFFGRRILIPNAGNADLAINAIDQLGGSSDLIGIRGRGTSSRPFTLVKKIQQEAERKYRTKEQELTAKLDGTEKKLNELQGKRKDIESAKLTPEQEKEVAKFREEKVSIRKDLRVVQYQLRRNIERLETLLKFINIVLIPILIALGSIIVWFVRRKRDMGFPA
- the pleD_4 gene encoding response regulator PleD codes for the protein MKRKTLLLVDDAELFLVMEKSFLSRKELDLHSATSGIEALEIAHTAKPDLILLDLHMPGMDGDEVCTKLKADPDTEHIPVIIVTSERNPETLKRCINAGCDRIIYKPFTRQSLIGAVQEVLVLIQRRYPRTEVSLGCTVGVGSLKLETTMHVLSKGGAFIEMGIPPDSGSEIEVSFALPESNYTISTSAMVRWAASVRRGGPLGMGVEFLTIEEAERELIQAYIDEEMKKQRRKAAGIAEE
- the menA_2 gene encoding 1,4-dihydroxy-2-naphthoate octaprenyltransferase yields the protein MKKKITVWAAQVRAPFLLLAIFLVLIGGALAHEYGRFSFLLFFLCLAGTVLAHASVNLFNELSDFRTNIDSLTRRTPFSGGSGNLQAGLTSELGVRIAAWGTLVLAGIIGVYLAWRSGWVLLGFILVGGVTTVFYTSRLAKIALGELFAGVCLGSMVVVGTFIAMTGELNTTVLLASVPPGILTFLLLFLNEFPDLQADSSGGRRHLLIVLGKSVSARVYTASLCVCYGFIVWGVISGVFPVSMLITLLTLPLAFKAAVTTLRNHDDFEKMIAAQGANVGLVLGIDFLMAIAYFIH
- a CDS encoding fic/DOC family protein, which encodes MTQNGVLYTIPSQMEPMLPPDSSGELRDLALDVVRRSAALGSSVHRETAKGIGELVRAMNSFYSNLIEGHDTHPVDIEKALAKDYSGDPAKRALQMESIAHIEVQKFTEQLLEMEPETDICSREFLCLIHRQFYDHLPEEFKEVKAPDGATRIVRPGKLRDDGVEVGRHLAPAASSLTLFLARFSEAYNPAGLDSVNKVIAAAASHHRLAWIHPFLDGNGRVARIFTHAYLIKAGLDGHGMWAVSRGLARRRNEYLTALAEADEHRRGDLDGRGNLSEQGLVLFCRFFLETMLDQVDFMRNLLDLDGMQKRIGAYAQQQVLMDELPRGSGKVLQQVFLRGRVSRGEAALLTGKAERTGRRVVKQLLDKNLLQSDSDKGPLRAAFPIKAVGFYFPRLYPEGGK